A single Anopheles arabiensis isolate DONGOLA chromosome 2, AaraD3, whole genome shotgun sequence DNA region contains:
- the LOC120897399 gene encoding tRNA modification GTPase GTPBP3, mitochondrial, which yields MLTARLYGAMFVKQFFNTTLRQTVRNSSTIFGLSSGFGKCGVAVIRVSGSASRAIIDKKTRLKSFPEPRRAVLTKIFHGQTNAMIDRGLLLWFPGPQSFTGEDTIEFHVHGGTAIVSAMYDSLATFPDTRIAEPGEFTKRAFYAGKMDLTEVEGLADLIHAETEAQRKQALRQANGQLSCFYNDLRTQLVQAIASIEAYIDFAEDQDVDDNVLSVAVQNIEGVIGQLKAHLNDNRRGERLRNGVRTAIVGAPNVGKSSLINLLSQRNVSIVTSIAGTTRDIVESHYDIGGYPVILGDTAGLREGTEDVVESEGIARARAYVESADLLLLVVDASRVETVDRMDTYLREYMETLGLDADMMSRALVVLNKCDLLTSGTREQLTAHNHSFSFLSCQTQSGLPELLERLKTRLVQLCGDPSVESPTISQERHRYHLKQCLACLERFRDYFHEAGASNRDLAIVTHHLRNAVRCIGKITGTVETEEILDVIFSTFCIGK from the exons ATGTTGACCGCTCGCTTGTACGGCGCAATGTTTGTGAAACAGTTTTTTAATACAACGTTACGGCAAACCGTACGAAATAGTTCGACAATCTTTGGCCTATCTTCAG GATTCGGGAAATGTGGCGTAGCAGTAATAAGAGTGTCCGGCTCAGCCTCACGTGCCATCATCGACAAAAAAACTCGATTAAAATCGTTTCCGGAACCGAGGCGAGCCGTACTGACAAAAATATTCCACGGTCAAACGAACGCAATGATAGATCGAGGTCTTTTGTTATGGTTCCCAG GCCCTCAAAGCTTTACCGGCGAGGACACGATTGAGTTTCACGTCCACGGAGGCACGGCCATAGTGTCCGCCATGTACGACAGCTTAGCCACATTTCCCGACACCCGAATAGCGGAACCGGGCGAGTTTACCAAACGTGCGTTCTACGCCGGGAAGATGGATCTTACCGAAGTGGAAGGTCTGGCGGATTTGATCCACGCCGAAACGGAAGCGCAGCGGAAGCAAGCACTACGGCAAGCAAATGGGCAGCTGTCGTGCTTTTACAACGATCTGCGCACTCAGCTCGTCCAGGCTATCGCCAGCATCGAAGCGTACATAGACTTTGCCGAAGATCAGGACGTCGATGACAATGTGCTGAGCGTAGCGGTGCAGAACATTGAAGGCGTAATCGGACAGCTGAAAGCCCATCTGAACGACAATAGGCGCGGAGAGCGGCTCCGGAACGGTGTGCGAACGGCCATCGTTGGTGCGCCCAATGTGGGCAAAAGTAGCCTGATCAATCTGCTCAGCCAGCGCAACGTGTCGATCGTAACGAGCATCGCCGGCACGACGAGGGACATCGTGGAGTCGCACTACGACATTGGCGGTTATCCAGTGATACTGGGCGACACTGCCGGGCTGCGGGAGGGCACGGAAGATGTGGTAGAAAGTGAAGGCATTGCACGTGCTCGTGCGTATGTGGAAAGTGCCgatctgttgctgttggtggtggacgCTTCTCGTGTCGAAACGGTCGACCGAATGGATACTTACCTGCGGGAGTACATGGAAACGCTTGGCCTTGACGCGGATATGATGTCCCGCGCGCTGGTAGTGTTGAACAAATGTGACTTACTGACCAGTGGTACACGGGAACAGCTGACAGCGCATAATCATAGTTTTAGTTTTCTGTCCTGCCAAACGCAGTCCGGTTTGCCGGAGCTTCTCGAGCGCCTTAAAACACGTCTGGTGCAGCTGTGCGGTGATCCGTCGGTCGAAAGTCCAACCATCAGCCAGGAGCGACACCGCTACCATCTGAAGCAGTGTTTAGCGTGCCTGGAGCGGTTCCGAGACTATTTCCACGAAGCTGGTGCATCGAACCGGGATCTGGCGATCGTTACGCATCACCTGCGGAATGCGGTGCGTTGCATCGGCAAGATAACGGGCACGGTGGAGACGGAGGAAATACTTGACGTTATATTTAGCACGTTTTGCATTGGGAAataa